AAAATTGACGATAACGACCAGGTCATGCTTTCACCTTATGGTACAACCCCACGTATCCAATATGGTCTGGGTATGAACATTACCTATAAGAAGTTCGACTTCGGAGTATTCTTCAATGGTTCCGCCAAACGTAAAATCATGGTCAGCGGTGTCACACCATTCGGAGAAAGCGACTATAACGTGATGCAATTCATTGCTGACGAACGTTGGACGGAAGCTAACCCGAACCCGAACGCTACTTATCCACGTCTGGGATTGGTCGGTTCGCAAACAGCTAATAACAATGTAGCAAGTTCATATTGGATGCGCAACGGTAACTTCCTGCGTTTCAAAACATTGGAACTCGGATACAGTTTCAGATACGGTCGCGTCTACCTCAGCGGTGACAATTTAGCAGTTTTCAGCCCGTTCAAGCTCTGGGATCCGGAACTCTCTTACAATTCTTACCCGTTGCAACGCACATTCAACATCGGCGTACAACTTAATTTCTAAACAGTAACTTTAAATTTTATACTCACATATATGAGACTGAAAGATACATTAACCAAAATAGGCGGAATGCTTGCGATAGCAGCTTGCTGTCTTACATCTTGTGACTATCTGGACGTTGTTCCTCCCGAACAAGCCGGACTGAAAGATGCCACTAAAACGCCGGAATCGACTAAAGGTTTCTTATACTCCTGCTATGCCGGTATTAAAGAATTCTTCCCCTGGCAATATACAGGAGTAGAAGCATCAACGGATGAGTACGCCCTGCCTCCACTATGGAGTCACGACGGACAGAAGGTTGCATGGGGACTTGCCACGCCCGGCAATGCCTCTGCCTGGAAATGGGGTACGTTCTACCGCTATATCGGTCAGTGCCATTTGTTCCTCTCACAATTGGAGAACGCACAAGGCATATCCGATGTATTAAAGAAAGAATGGAGCGCAGAAGCCAATTTCCTAATCGCTTATTATCACTATCGCCTGCTGGAGTATTATGGACCGATTCCAATCACCGACTCATATATCGATATGGACACACCGTCCAACGAATATAACGGTCGTTCACACTTCGACTATGTAGTGAGCTGGATTTGCATGAAACTCGACAAAGCGGCAGAAGATCTTCCGGCCTCCCGCGTGGGCGACGAATGGGGACGTGCTACTTCTACTATAGCCAAAGCTATCAAAGCTCGTATACTACTCTATGCAGCGTCTCCGCTATGGAACGGTCAATTTCCTTTCCCTGAATGGAAAAATGAAAAATATAATACACCGGGATATGGCTACGAACTAGTAAGCAAAACCTATGACCCTGATAAATGGGAGCGTGCACTGACTGCTTGCAAAGACGCATTGGAATGGGCGGAAGGCGACGGCGGAAATGCATTAATGGGTATTGCATCCTGCGACAATTTGATTAGTAATGACCAAATGGGTGATCCTTTCAAGAAATTGAAAGCCCCGGTAGACAATGACGCATTTACAGACGATTTCAAGAAACGTATCATGCTGATGCGTTACATCGTAACGACCCGTTACTCTGACGGCAACAAGGAAATGATTTGGGGAGTGGCAGGAACGGATACTTACAACCAAAAATTAGCTTGCTTGCCCCTGCATTGCAGCAAACAGAACAATGGTACTTACTGGAACGATGGATATAGTGGCATATCACCCTACCTCAATGCCGTAGAAAAATTCTATACGAAAGATGGTATGTTACCTCGCATCGCTGCCGAACAGGGAACTTATGCGGCAGAAGATACATGGTATGAGCCTTATAAAGGTGACATCATTCGTCTTAACTCCAACCGTGAACCCCGTTTTTATGCTTGGAT
This portion of the Bacteroides acidifaciens genome encodes:
- a CDS encoding RagB/SusD family nutrient uptake outer membrane protein, with translation MRLKDTLTKIGGMLAIAACCLTSCDYLDVVPPEQAGLKDATKTPESTKGFLYSCYAGIKEFFPWQYTGVEASTDEYALPPLWSHDGQKVAWGLATPGNASAWKWGTFYRYIGQCHLFLSQLENAQGISDVLKKEWSAEANFLIAYYHYRLLEYYGPIPITDSYIDMDTPSNEYNGRSHFDYVVSWICMKLDKAAEDLPASRVGDEWGRATSTIAKAIKARILLYAASPLWNGQFPFPEWKNEKYNTPGYGYELVSKTYDPDKWERALTACKDALEWAEGDGGNALMGIASCDNLISNDQMGDPFKKLKAPVDNDAFTDDFKKRIMLMRYIVTTRYSDGNKEMIWGVAGTDTYNQKLACLPLHCSKQNNGTYWNDGYSGISPYLNAVEKFYTKDGMLPRIAAEQGTYAAEDTWYEPYKGDIIRLNSNREPRFYAWIAFDGDQYAVKLNNGEPLEINLKDPAKQGKSVTGNSARNYCVTGYLCKKFIRPNTNWTQYGNLDQKDYPATLVRLAELYLNLAECYASKDNPDETSALKYLNTIRRRAGIPELTHEIIEASGMSLVDWVHNERFVELYGEGHRYYDARRWMTAPQAFAAGVRKGLNIEKLENPSFEELNQPVAVQQDFKWENRMYLAPVFVNEVYKNTQMVQAPEY